The region CCTCCTTCACACCGACGCCGTGCAGGCGGTCGGGAAGATCCCGGTGAACGTCCGGTCGCTATGCGTTGACCTCATGTCGTTCTCGGGGCACAAGTTCCACGGGCCGAAGGGCGCGGGCGCCCTGTACATCCGGAAGGGAGTCGCCGTTTCCCCGCGGACGTTCGGCGGGCGCCAGGAGCGGTCGATGCGCCCCGGGACGGAGAACGTGGCGGCGATCGCCGGGTTCGGCAAGGCGTGCGAGCTCGCGGCGAAGCGGCTGGAAGAGGACGCCGCCCGCGTGGGTGCGATGCGCGACGCCTTCGAGGCGGCGGTCCTGGCGCGGGTGCAGGGCGTCACCGTCAACGGCGCGGGAGCGCCGAGGCTCCCCAACACTTCGAACATCTCCTTCGAAGGGGTCGAAAGCGACGCGCTCTCCCTGAACCTCGACCTGCTCGGGGTCGCGGCCTCCACCGGGGCGGCGTGCAGCTCGGCGGACCGCGAGCCCTCCCACGTGCTGATCGCCATGGGTCGCACCCCCGCCCAGGCCCGCTCCTCCGTGCGCTTCTCCTTCGGGAGAGGCAACAACGCCGATGAGGCGCTTCGGGCGGCGGACATCGTCGCGCGCGCCGTGGAGTCGATCCGGGACGTCAACCGGTGACCGCTCCGGCACGATCCTTCTCCGCGGGGGACGATCCGCGCTATGCGCGTCAGGCGGTACTCCCGGTCGTCGGGCGGGAGGGGCAGCGGAGGCTCGCCGAAAGCACGGCCCTCATCGTCGGCTGCGGCGCCCTGGGCAGCGCGCAGGCAGAGCTGCTCGCCCGCGCGGGCGTCGGCAAACTCGTACTGGTCGACCGGGACGTGCTCGAGCTGCACAACCTCCAGCGCCAGCTCCTATTCGACGAGCAGGACGTCCGCGACCGGCTCCCGAAGGCCGTCGCCGCCGCCCGGCGGCTCCGGGCGGTGAACTCCGCGATCGACGTCGAAGCCGTGGTAACCGACGTCACCGCCGCGAACATCGGGGAACTGCTGGAGCCTGCTTCCCTCGCGCTCGATGGGACCGACAACATCGAGACCCGCTACCTGCTGAACGACGCCGCGGTGCTGGCGGGCAAGCCGTGGGTGTACGGCGGAGTGCTGGGGACCGACGGGGCGGTGATGGCCGTCCGCCCGGGGAGCGGGCCGTGCCTGCGATGCGTCTTCCCCGAACCGCCGGAGCCCGGCGAGCTCCCGACCTGCGAGACGCAAGGGGTCCTCAACACGGCCGTTGCCTGGGTCGCCGCGCTCCAGGCGACAGAGGCGATCCGGCTCCTCGTCGGCGCCCCGACCGACGGGCCTTTCCTCCACACCCTCGACGTCTGGCGCGGGACGGCGACGCCGGTCAAGGTCGAGCGTCTGAAGGACTGCGTGTGCTGCGGCCTGCGCCGCTTCGAGTTCCTCGAATCGGGCAGAGGATCGTCGTCGACGGTGTTCTGCGGCCGGAACGCCGTCCAGGTGACGCCGGAGCGCAGCGCCGCCCCCGACTTCGACCGGCTCCGCGAGGCGCTCTCCCCGCTTGGGGAAGTGACGGTCAATGGGCTTTTGCTGGAGTTCGCGGCAGACGGCCACCGCCTCGTCGTCTTCCCCGACGGCCGGGTGCTGGTGACGGGCACGACGGACACGGCCCGGGCGAGGAGTCTCGTGGCGCGGTACATCGGGAGCTGACCCGGAAACCTTCCTCCCCCCTTCCTGCATCAATATGAAAGATCCGTGGGAAAGGAGGTCCCCATGATGATCCGCAACGCTTACCTCAAGAAGATCGAGAAACGGCTGCGCGCGCTGGACGAGGAGATCGAGTACCTCGGGAAAAAGGCGTTCGATCTGTCGGCCGACGCAAGGGTGGAGATCTCCCGGCAGGTCGACTCCCTGAAGGAGAAGACGGATGTCGCCCGGGACAGGATCCGGGACGTCCGGGAGGCGGGGGTCGAGACCTGGGGACGCCTGAAGACGCATGCCGAAAGCGCCGTCGACGATGTCCGGAAAGGGCTCGACGAGGCCGTCCGGAAGCTTCGGAAGACGGGATCGGGGTCGGCGGACCGCTGAAGGGCAGGCGCCCCGTCAGGCCATCGTCTTCCGGAAACGCAGCGTTGCGGCCGTCAACGCGGCCGCGCCCATGACGAAAAGCGCGGCCATCTGCAGCCACAGGACCCCCGCGCCGGCGCCCTTCAGGAAGATCCCGCGGAGGATCACCAGGAAGTGCCGCAGCGGGTCCAGCCAGGTCAGGTACTGGATGGCCGTGGGCATGTTTTCGACTGGAAACATGAAGCCGGACAGGAGCACGCAGGGGAAGAAGACGAGGAACACCGTCATCATCGCCTGCTGCTGCGTCCGGCAGACGGTCGAGATGAGCAGGCCGATCCCCAGAGTGGTCATCAGGTAAAAGGTGGTCGCCAGCGCAAGCAGCGGAACGCTTCCCCGGATCGGCACGCCGAACCAGAACACGCCCAATACGGAAACCAGCAGGACGTCGACGTAGCCGACGATCGCGAATGGAAGCGTCTTGCCGAGGATGAACTCCGCCGAGGTGATGGGCGACACGAGGAGCTGCTCGATCGTACCGACCTCCTTCTCCCGCACCACGGCCATGCTGGTGAGGATGACGGTGACGAGCATCACCAGCATCGCGATGACCCCGGGGACGAAGAAGTTGCGGCTCTCCAGGTTCTCGTTGAACCATGCCCGTGACGCCAGCTCGATCCCTCCCGCCGGGACCGTCCTCCCGGCGATGCGGGAGAGCCGGGCGATCCGCACCGACTCCGAGTAGCTTCCCGCGATCCGCACCGCGTACACGAGCGCGACCCGGGCCGTGTTCGAATCGGTCCCGTCGACGATGAGCTGCACCGCCGCCGTCCTTCCGGCCGCCAGCTCCCCGGCGAACCGCTCGTCGATCCGCAGGATCATTCCCGCCGAGCCGTCGTCCAGCATCGCCTGCGCCCGGGACGGATCCCGCGTCTCCGACACGATCCGGAAGTGGCCGGACGCGGTGAAGGCGGCGACCAGCTCCCGCGAGGCCGGGCTGCGATCCAGGTCCACGACCGCCGTGGGGACGTCCGTCACGTCGGTGCTGACCACG is a window of Thermodesulfobacteriota bacterium DNA encoding:
- a CDS encoding cysteine desulfurase family protein; amino-acid sequence: MESIYLDHNATTPPDPEVIEAVTACLRGAYGNPSSVHAFGLKARHLIDKARAAAARLVGAQPEEIVFTAGGTEADNLAVLGTVAASKRERPQVVTTAIEHQAILNPCRHVGLSGGSVRFLGVDENGVIDPEEAAAAATGETVLFSIMLANNDVGTIQPVGAVSSLLRGRGVLLHTDAVQAVGKIPVNVRSLCVDLMSFSGHKFHGPKGAGALYIRKGVAVSPRTFGGRQERSMRPGTENVAAIAGFGKACELAAKRLEEDAARVGAMRDAFEAAVLARVQGVTVNGAGAPRLPNTSNISFEGVESDALSLNLDLLGVAASTGAACSSADREPSHVLIAMGRTPAQARSSVRFSFGRGNNADEALRAADIVARAVESIRDVNR
- a CDS encoding ThiF family adenylyltransferase, producing the protein MTAPARSFSAGDDPRYARQAVLPVVGREGQRRLAESTALIVGCGALGSAQAELLARAGVGKLVLVDRDVLELHNLQRQLLFDEQDVRDRLPKAVAAARRLRAVNSAIDVEAVVTDVTAANIGELLEPASLALDGTDNIETRYLLNDAAVLAGKPWVYGGVLGTDGAVMAVRPGSGPCLRCVFPEPPEPGELPTCETQGVLNTAVAWVAALQATEAIRLLVGAPTDGPFLHTLDVWRGTATPVKVERLKDCVCCGLRRFEFLESGRGSSSTVFCGRNAVQVTPERSAAPDFDRLREALSPLGEVTVNGLLLEFAADGHRLVVFPDGRVLVTGTTDTARARSLVARYIGS
- a CDS encoding ABC transporter permease gives rise to the protein MGERLKRMMIKEFLQVLRDPRMLGVIFGVPLIQTLIFGYVVSTDVTDVPTAVVDLDRSPASRELVAAFTASGHFRIVSETRDPSRAQAMLDDGSAGMILRIDERFAGELAAGRTAAVQLIVDGTDSNTARVALVYAVRIAGSYSESVRIARLSRIAGRTVPAGGIELASRAWFNENLESRNFFVPGVIAMLVMLVTVILTSMAVVREKEVGTIEQLLVSPITSAEFILGKTLPFAIVGYVDVLLVSVLGVFWFGVPIRGSVPLLALATTFYLMTTLGIGLLISTVCRTQQQAMMTVFLVFFPCVLLSGFMFPVENMPTAIQYLTWLDPLRHFLVILRGIFLKGAGAGVLWLQMAALFVMGAAALTAATLRFRKTMA